In Plasmodium vivax chromosome 14, whole genome shotgun sequence, the genomic window aatgggggaagaagaagaagacctCCAACTGATGGACCGTTACATACTATCAAAGGAGAAGAACCTAATTAGGAGCTGCCTGGAGGCCTACGCAACCTTTCAGTTGCAGCTGCTTATGAAGCATGtgctcaattttgttaatcgCGATTTGGCTATATATCTCGACTACTGTAAGGACAGACTGTACGTGCACGAGAGGAACTCCCTGAGCAGGAGGAACTGCCAGAAGGTTCTTCACATCTTGTTGGTCGATTTGCTGAAGGTACTCGCCCCAGTTGTCCCCCACTTGTGTGAGGATGTGTATGGTCAACTGATATCCCTAAAGCGGAGGACTCAAACGTTGCCctttcaaaaaaggaaaacactcAAAGAGAAGTCGCTCTTCTTTTCCCAAATGCCAACCGTTAAGAGGAGAAGAGACGTCCACCTGgaaaccctttttttgttaaaatattttgcacaTAAACAGATGAATGGGCATCTCTCTAACTCGCTGGAGGCAGTGGTTTACCTCCATTCAGATAGCGAAGAGGTAATCACTCTGGTAAAGCGTTTTTTGAAAGCGCCCAACCCGCTGACTAGCTTTAACAATCATGATGACCTTCGCTTTCTCTTTAACGTCTCCAACGTGATCCTATGTGAAGACCTAACGGAGCTGAAGAAGAGGGACCCTGCCTTCCGCACCTACACAATTCCTCTTGTTCGTGGTGGGGAGGGGGCTCCGCAAGAGTCTGGAGAGGTGGACCTGCTGTTGCGGGGCGGCCAGACTGAGGAGGACCCCTTCCAGGCCTGGCTCCGCGCGGACGGCGCCTCCAGGCGGGCCTCCGTCAGCGTGGGCATAGCCAAATCCGCCGGGGCCAAGTGCGCCAGGTGCGTTTTCCCGCCTCGAGGTGGCAATGCGAGCGGCTAAAGTGAGCGGCCAACCTACACCTTCCATTTACGCCGCCAACCTACGCCGCCAACCCAAtggaccccctttttttcaccacccCCCTACGCAGGTGCTGGATGTACGGAACGGTCAGCCCCTTCGAAGGGGCGCTCCTCTGCCCGAGGTGCCTGGGCGTGGTCAAGACATTCTTCGATTAGTACATCACGTGCAATTAGTGCATCACGTGCGATTAGTGCATCACGTGCGATTAGTGCATCACGTGCGATTAGTGCATCACGTGCGATTAGCACGTTGGGAGCGAAATGGGAGGGAAGCTATCCCTGCCCACACTCGCTGCCAGTAACTTAGCAAcaggcacatttttttgcgcttttaaATCAGTTTGAAGGGttcatttttgccaattGGGGGGGCGGCACAGAGAGACGCTAAAAGGAGAGGGACACCCCCGTCGCCACACACGCCCCCCCAATTCGGGGAACACATCACGTAGGCGTTGAAAAAGTAACAAATCGGGGCACCACGCGGGCGCTGCAGAGTTACAGTGCCATTTGGCTGGCGTCTGGTCCGTGTGGTTCCCCTTGACCCTGCGCATCCAGCGCGTCGGGTGCATCCTGCCCATTCTGTTCGCTCTGCGGGTGGTGCCACTTCTCTTCGCTCTGTTCGTTTGCGCTGTTTTGCTCGTTTGCTTCCGCCCTGTCTTCATCGCCGTGGCGTGCCCTCTTCCGCTCCTGACGGGGAaacaggcaaaaaaaaaaaaaaataaaaaaaaaaaataaataaataaatcacCACTCACGATGCGCACATTGCGCGGGACGCTTAAGATGCCGTGCAGGCGGTACATGCCGCTCGACGCTATTGGGGTGTGGGTGGTGGTGGATCTCCCCAGTGGAACGACGAAGCGACCGCTCGCCCAGCTGCCGCTCCATTTGTCTCGACTACCCCCCAACTCACCATTTGCTGGTTCTGACTGTCAAAGTAATTTTGCAAATACTGGTACTGCTTGAGCTTGAGCTTGACCTTCCGGGTGCTTATCACGGCGAGCTCCTTCAGGAGCTTCCTAATGTTGTGCCTCTCCAAATCTGCGAGCTGGCGGGCCCTCTTCTTCGAGGCGTTAATAATTGTGTTGTGTATTTCCTGCATGTCCTTCTCGTTGAGGATGTACGTGGAGGAGGCGCTGTCCTTTGGCGGGAGGTTAACGTTGAGTGGCACGAATTCTGGGTTGCCACCGGGGGCATTGGGGTCGTCTCCTTCGGCCTTAACGTCCGCGTGAGATGCGTGAGCTGCGTCTGCCACCTCTGCCGCGTTTGCCGTCACTACCGCTTCTTGCGCGCCTGCCACCTCTGCCGCGTctgccgcttccaccgcttgTTGCGCCGCTACCACTTCCACCCCTTCGGACAGCATCGGGGCGGCGCCCTGGCTGCCCGTCTTGGAAAGCTCGTCGTGCTGCCCCTCGGCGATGGTCGGCATTTGGTTCGCTTCGGGGGGGGTCCCTTCGTTCAGAGGCGGTTCGGGGAGGGCCTCTTCGTTCAGAGGCGGTTCGGGAAGGTCCTCTCCGTTCGGCTGCGGTTCGGGAAGGTCCTCTCCGTTCGGCTGCGGTTCGGGAAGGTCCTCTCCGTTCGGCTGCGGTTCGGGAAGGTCCTCCCCGTTCGGCTGCGGTTCGGGAAGGTCCTCCCCGTTCGGCTGCGGTTCGGGAAGGTCCTCCCCGTTCGGCTGCGGTTCGGGAAGGTCCTCCCCGTTCGGCTTCGGTTCGGAGGCCCCCTCTCCTTCTGCACCCGCCGGCTTCTCATCAGTTGAGTTCGCTTCAGTtgggtcttccccctttggggcgGCAGCCGGGGGGTTGTCCTCGCCGCGGGGTTCCCCCCCATCCTGGTCCCCCTCGAAACTCTCCACTTTaacttcccccgtttggacATCCGGGTTttcccgcttctcccactGCTCGCGCGTCTTACGCTCTTCATGATCCTCCCGCTCCTTGCACTCCTCCCGCTCCCTGGCCCTGGCGACGCACTCGCGCTGCTTGTTAAGAATAAAGTCTACGATTTTCTTGGCGGCATACGCCCCGATGTAGGGACTGATGTAATTGCATATGAAGGAGAGCAACGACAGTAGAGTGTTGTTCTGCTTAAAAGATTTAAAAGAGACATTATTAATGTTAAGGAGGTTATCTATATCAAAGAAGGGGTTAGAGAGTGGCATGGatgtgaatttaaaaatacattcataTGCACTTTTCGTTCCGATCGATTCGCTTATCTTTTCCcaattgtttttatatttgctAATGCCATCGATCAGTCTCTCTATCTCGGTAACACTCCAATCGTTCCCAAGGAAGCTATACGGTATATTCactttaataaaatttgatcTGTTTAGGATGCTCGGGTATTTACTTGAGTTGAAGCATGCATTGCACCACACACACTTATCCAGAACGCCGTAGGAAATCTTTTTCACGCTGTTAGGCTTTAGGATGTAATACACGTGGGTGCACACTCGTTTGCAGCTCACGCACTTGTAGACGCTGCTAAGCGGTTGCTGCGGTTGCTGCGGTTGCGGTTGCTGCTGCggttgctgttgctgctgcggttgctgttgctgctgctgctgcggttgctgttgctgctggTGGGGGTTCCCCTTGGGCCCCTCCCCCGGCTTGCCCCAATCGAGGGAGCTCCTATCCTCCGACAGGCAGTTGTAGTAACCCACATCCATGGGGCtgcctttatatttttcatttttcgtttccACGCTTTGGTTTAGCCACTGGAAGGTTTGCCCGTAGGGGGGATGATACTCCTTCACTCCGCTTGCTCCCCAGGGAGGGTTACCACCCATCGTCCGTTCCGCTTCGCCATGCTTGCCGTAGACCatcgcagggggggaagcccagGGGCCCACTCCCCCAAGGGGGTGCGCTTCTTGGGGGGGGACATTCCACTGGTTAGAAGGGGCATTCCACTGATTAGGGGGGCACACTCCCGCTCCCGCTACTCCCGCCGCTAATCCAGCTACTCCTCCGCTGGTGAGGGGATCCCCCCTCAGGTCGGCGCACTCACTCGCTGCGCCACCGccaatgtgtttttttttttttttttccctgcccCAGTTTTGGGCGCCCCCCCTCTCCTGGCCACCTGAGCAGTCAAACCCGCTGAAAGGGAAGGCGTTCCTCTGGGCTGCCCCTACACCTGCAACGTCTTGTCTCCACACCTGATGCATGTTGTTAACCGTCTCGTAGCTTAAATAATTTAGCGCCGCTCCCTGGCTGAAGGAGGAATCCCATTTGGTATGCCTCCCCACACTACCACCTCCTAGGAAGCCAAACAAAACGTCGATTAGCTTCCTATTCGCTCTTACATTGGCGTAGCACCGTTGCAAGGTGAGCAGTTCCGTTGGGTTGTTCCTGTGCAGGCTAATCATTTCGTCCTTCACTCGGTGAATCTCTTTATCGTTGTGTGGCGACCTGGTTAGCTCGCCATTCAGGAGGGAGTAAATATGATGGAGGTCTTCCTCCGCAATGTCACTGGAGTAGGCCATGGTGGCCCCACTTGGCAACCGAGCGTTCTTAATCACCATCCCGTCGTCACCATCAGCCGCACCTCCATTCGGGCTACCGAGGAAAACGTTGGCCCCTTCGCTGCAGTAGCTCGGATCGAACGTCATGgaatttacatttaaaaaatttaagttgTGGATGCTGTTTTTCATGTTCGCGGGTTGCTTCTTCACGATGTTCCGCACGTAGGTGTTCGACGGGCGCATGCACACCGGTTGGTGTGGAGGCGGTTGGTGTGGAAGTGGTTGCTGCGGAAGTGGTTGCTGCGGAAGCGGTTGGTGTGGAAGCGGTTGGTGAGGCTGCTGTTCCTGCTTCGCGTGCGCACCTTGGTCCGCATGGACGCTTCCTGGCGGATTCACCTCTTCGCCCTTCGCGCCGCCTTCCTCGTGCGCCGCCCCGTTGAGGGGAATGCCTCCCTGCGcgtcttccccatttgcctTCGTCCAATCCGCGCTGGCTGCGGGAGCCCCTTCCCCCGTTTCGCTATACACATGTGAGGAGGAAGCATCTGCCATTTGATTGATGCCCAACTGGTTTAGACCCACCTCCCCACTGTGGCTCACGTAAGGCGAATTGTTATAAATGGAGTTATTGCCAATTAGACCCTCTTCAACATGCACGCTGTTCGGTTCTTCCTTACTCGGGGGGTAGTTTCCCCCGGTGTCTACTCCCCATGCCTGCGTTGGGTCCTCTCCCATCAGGGGTAATTCTCCTCCTTTGTTCTCATCAGATGTGCACGCGTTGATGCTGCTTGGGTGGAGGGGGTCATCTCCTGCATTGGCGTTTTCCTTGGCAGCCCCGCcgtcctcctccccctgctgctgctgctcctcctcctccagcaTGCTTGCCAATCCGATTAACTCATCTGCCCCCTCGGAGCACTTCGGACTGGTTACGTCTTCTCCTCCGAGGTCGCCTCCGCTTTGGATTTCCGCTTCGTCAGGCTGTTCCCCCTGGGGGGCACTCACCGCCTCGTCGTTCATCGTTGAAGGGGTCCTAATGCAGTTCCAATGCGGCGGGTCGCTTCGTCGCGGCGGATCGCTTGGACGTGCCGCCTCACTTCAACGCACGAGTGGTCCTACTTGCTCACCCTCCACCACGCAACGTTTCATCCGCGGTATTTCGTTTGAGTGGCCGCTCCTTTATCGCCTCCTTCGGGGCGCGCCCTACGAGAGCGCCTTCTGCTTAAGAGGCTAATCTGCGCAGAAGTGCCTTCCCGGGTTGGCTGCGCGTGAAGAGGCAGCGAATTACCCCTCAATGGGCCGACCCATCAATGGGATGATAACGGGTAGAGGCAAACTGACACGGGTGAACGACTAATCGGCTGGCTAACCAATCAGTTGGTCCATTCATCCGATCGCTTGCTCCACCTCTCAACCTTAAGGATGCCTCCCCAGTTGCAAACATTCGGCAGCACCCCCGCTGGAAGAACTACACATGTAAAGCCACTTCCCAATTTACAGGTAGAGTCAGGCGTTCACTTGGGAGACGTGCCAATGCACATAGGTGTGATGGCCCTTCCCAGAAAGGTTCCCTTCGCTTCTTATATCCGACTGGGTCTTCttctaaaaaaagaagtgctTCTAACTCTTCCACCCCTGATGACAAACAGGTGTACCTCGCGCTTTTCCGCTGCTTCCAAATGTGcatgggggagggggttGTGTTCCCCCTCTGGTCAGAAATACAAGCAGCTGCTTCTATGCAGCTTCGCTCATCTCCAAGTGGGTTACTTCCGAGTAACTGGCAGGCACAGCTCGATCGTTCACTCGGGGAAGTTTTAACAGTAGCGCTACTTGGAACGATTTTTCCAACAAGGGGGATGATGCAGTTAAattacaacaaaaaaaaggggaaaaaagaaggtaaaaaaaaggaagcaaagaaaaggaagtaaaaaaaagaaattaaaaaaaagaaattaaaaacgagCGTGTTCCCTCATCATGTTCAAATTTACAAACCCTTTGCAGATTAGCAAATTGGCGGTTTTCAAAATATGCCGACATTATATGTACTGTACATGCAACAtgttggagaaaaaaaaaaaaaaaaaaaaaaaggtacatcGTATGGCACGATAACACCgtaggattttttttttttttttttttttttttttctgaacaggtcaggcaaaTTTGACCAAAAAGTTTTGTCAccaattttttgaagtaGCCCCTTCAGAGATACATAGCAGTGGTAGTAACAGtaggttttatttttacttatttttttttctctttccttCCTGCATTTTGTTCCACTGGGTTGGGGACGCAAGAGGGGGATAAAACTTCCTTCCAACCGGAGGAGCTGCGCCATTCCCGCTGAGCattccacaattttttttttttttacctgttAATCATTTTGAAATTGGTTCACCGGgttggaagaggaggaagagttGGAAGAGTTGGTGGCGCTCCCCCAACTGGCAAATTAAATAAACAACACAGCGAGGTAGCCAGTGGGGGGGAGTTCACTCCGGTCTGTTTCGTCCCCAGTGGTTGAGCGGCCTTCGCAAACTTGCCATGGAAgcgcattttttattgtgcATACCCTTTTTGTAGCAACGTCACGCGTGTGTTCACAAGCCATACATATATCTCTGCAACGTCCGAAGAGGAGAAGGGATCACTTGGGCCAACCTGAAAAGCAATTAAACACAATCACACAGCGGTGTGTTCCCTGTGAGCAGCTGAACGATTGACCCAAATTAGCCACAACGcggaaaggaaaggaagcTCCAGAAAGGGTATACCCACTTGATAGGAAATCCcgcaaataaatttatacgCTTAAATACCTAGTGAGCTTCTCCCACCCACGTGTCAACATGAAGTTAGACAGAAAGAAggacttcaaaaaaaaacttgtaaCTTGCTTCTCTCTACTGCAAGTGTCGGACCCCATCAAGGTGATCGTCGATGAGACGTTCATCCACCTGTGCATTGTTCATAAAATTCCCATCAAGGAGGAACTAGCCAAATTAGTAAACAGGCAACTGATGCTGATGACCACAAAATGCATCTCCACCTGCGccaaaaaaacgcataatgAAGAAACGGCCTACGGAATTAGGAAGATAACTCATTACAAGTGCAACCACAATGGTGATCATGTGAGGAACTCCCTTAgcatgtttttaaaaaagatgaaggTTGAAAGgaactcccccttttcggtgaacaattttttcgaaaatgagGTCTCCGTGACGCATAACTTTGACAGTGTGTGCAATGTGAGGGGGCGTCcaggaaggggggaagaagcaaagggggaggaagaagtatccaaggaggaagaagcaccaaaaggagaggaatcaccaaaaggagaggaatcaccaaaaggagaggaatcacccaagggggaagaagcaccaAAAGGAGAGGAATCACCCGAGGGGGAGGAATTCCCAACTGGCAGAGAGACAGAGTGGCAAGTGGAGCTGACCGATTCCATGAAGTGCATAATCGATTTGGTAAAAAACAACAACGAGAAGAAGTTTTTCGTGGCAACCAACAATAACGAGTTGAGGTCCTTCCTCAGGTAGGCAGCAAAGCGAGCGGCGTCTGCATGCAGGTGTAACGCGTGCAGGTATACCGCGTGAACATTGGTACACTTGCAtatgtgttcattttgtctGCCGCTCCGTTCATCGCCCCGTTCATCGCTCCGTTCAtcgcttccttcccccccccgcaggaaggTGTTCATCGTGCCCATCATCTACATCAGCGAGGGCGGCGCCATCAAGATGGAGAGCCTCTCCACGAAGAACACGAACAAGAAGGCGACCGTGGAGTTGCGCAAGATGAAGATGCTCAAGTGGGAGCGGGAGCTCAGGATGTCGGAGCAGAGGAGGGACAAGgataaggtgaaaaagagtgggaacaaaaatgggaggaaaaagaaggcgaGGGGGCGAAATGGGAGGTAGTCGCGGGTAGTCGCGGGTAGTCGCGGGTAGTCGCGGGTAGTCGCGAGTAGTCGCGAGTAGACACTCCAAGTTCGCCCCgcagaggaagcaaaaaggggttcttccacttctacttctttttttttttttttttttttttgttataaccCCCAACATGTTTGACCCCTCGTGCTGTGCACACATCTGCCTCTTTGCACAgggtagttttttttttttttcttttttttgtaacgaattaaatttaataacattTGTGAGAGTTGCCTTTTGGctgacttttttttaaaaatgtaaaacttCATGGAAGGGATGCACCCAGGGGTGCGTCGAGGGAAACTGAAACAAAGTGGACACAAAAGGTGCCCCCCGGAAAGGAGGTGGGCATGTTGCAAAGTGGCTGTAAAGGGGGAGTGAggatgggggggaaaaaaaaagggaacggGGGAGAGAGACTACTGCACTGCAACGTCAGGATTACTCCCCACGGGACactaaaaaggttaaaaaaaaatcatatcttttttaacaaatgatTTATCAAGTTCTTCATGATTGGCTGACCcctctttgtttttttatttaattttttaaactttttaatccttatcattttttttttttttttttcttgttcacTTTTCTGCATGGCTGcttctttctccttcacgTATAGCTCTctctctttccttttcagcGAAACTATGTTAATTTCTTTGCTGTACACAGATTTTACATGCTTCCCGTGGTTCTTCTTGTGTTGCTCTGTTTTCGTTTCACCCTCGCCGCTGTTCTTCCGTTTTGTGCTTACTGGGGAATCCTCCCTTTGGTCGTCTTGGCTGTCCTCTCCATGGGCAGGTTCTGTGTCTACCTGTGGCGCCGtttctttcccctcttctGTGTTTTCTCCCTGCTGCGCATCCCGGTGGGCCCGCTCCGGCGTGAAGAAGAAGTCCTTTATGGGGTCGCTCCGAACCAACTCCTTCTTTGGCTCATCAGATTTCGCAAGCTTTTTGAACTTCCGAAGAAATTTCTGGTCCGTGAAATATTTGTTCTTCTTGCGAAGGtagtttttgttctttatgtGGCGGTTTTTGCTTGAAAAGAGGcttctcttcttcattttggggggggcaccAGTTGGAAGTTACGGTTTGGGAAGGGCACAAGTTGGCGGCTACGGTTTGGGGAGAGCATTTCATTTTACGTTATCTTGTCGTACCCTGTTGGGTCATCCCTATTTCGTTTTACTCTCCTTTGTTGCTTATGCTTAACATTGGTgatgataaaaatttttaatttctgtCGAGCGCACTCCTCTCTTTTCGTGGACCATGGGCGGTATTTTTAATCACCAGGTTTGCTCCAAATTTTGGGTAaactgcaaaatgggaagagctACTTCACCGTTTAGCAGTTTAAGAAGTGGCTTCCTATTAGTTTGCCCCTCGGGTGGGAAGAAGAGGCGTTTCTTGTGAGGCGGAAtgccaaatgggaaatatGGGAAATGATAACGCAgcgggtatttttttttttttttttatttttttttttgttcatacgAAATGGGcacttttggctagctccgcaaggtaaaaaaaaaaaaaaaaaaaaaaaagtcgcaTTGACGCTGCAACCGTTACAGCAGAAAGAACCACGTGGTGGATTTGtttgttttctcctttcctaCAAACTGTTTGAATAAGCgagcggaaaaggaaaaaaaaaaaagggaagaataCCTCCCTTGGTATGCATTCACTTTGCTgaatagcttttttttttgtacagcCACTTAAATAACGTGGCGggaatactttttttattcacgAAAGTGGGAGGGAGGCCACATGCGGGAGCACTCCTGTCGAATGCGGCAGCCCCTGCATTTGCCAACAAACGAGAGCAGCTGTCATTCATCAGGGTTGCAGTGGGATATCAGCGCGAGGGCAAACGTGGAGGCAAAAaagtaaacaaaataaaacaaaataaagcgtAAAAATACCCCTTTGCGAGACAGCAGCGAAGTCTCTGCATACCAGTGGGAAGagtcccccaaaaaaaaaataccatttttacaaaacggtAGATGATGTTACCATGGAAGGGAATTTTTCAACGCAGAAAAAAGCACCCGTGGGGATCAAAAAACCAAACGGTGGTAAACATATAATTAGAGGGAGGAGAGGAGGTGCTCCTCACAAGGTGGGGAAGGAGATGGGGAAACAGAAAGGAAGACCAAATGGCGAAGGGGAGACGGAGTGGGACGCATCCTCCAACAGGAACGGGTATAACCCCCGGATGAAGGGGAAAGGAGTCCACCCCAGATTTAATAGTAGCCTTTTCCGAAAGGGTCAGCAAAGTGGCAACATGGGGGGAGTAACTGGGAAGGGAAAGCACCAGGGGGGCctccatggggggggaagaaaaagcacAAGTGGAGCGGCCAATAAGGGTTCCAACCAGGGTGGCAACAAGGACGATGGAAACGACCCACACACACTTGGCGACGCGTACTACTACGACAATGAGAGCTCGGCGGTGAGCGAGGGAGAGGCCCCCCCCACGGGGCCAATCAGCCACGCAGAGGAAAACACAAGTCGAAAGGAGCCCCGCATTAACAGTGACCAGCAGCCGACCATGGATTACGTGGAGTATGTGAGCAgcctcaaaaagggggaagatcCAAACAGTGatgaaaggaaaacattGCACACCTCCGAGGGGAAGGACGAGGTTGGTGGGGAAGCTCCCAATGGTGAGCAGCAAAAGGGAGGCGGTGAGGAACAAGATGGAGCTGATGAGCATCAAAATGGGGCTGATGagcaacaaaatggagcTGATCACCGACGGGGAGTGTTCAACATTTTCCTTCTGTTCTGCCCCCTCGCTGTCACCAGCATAAGAAACAGACGGTGCGTCATAAATGCCGATGAGCACATGTCGTTTCTGCAGAACAAATTGAAGAGCGTGGAGAGTTTGCTGGCATGTGCAAGGAATGCAAAGGAGAGTGCATTCCTCAGGAGCAAAGCGGAAGCAGTAGAAAATAAGCTGAAGAACGTACGGCTGGATGTCCTTTTCTTTACTTTGCTCTGCTTACGAGACAGTGTTATTAACAAAAGGGGTCGGctgcaaatatatttgcatacAGTAAACGGGTTACTAATTTATGTGTCTCCATCATTTCGGGTGCCTCgaagtttttccctttttaaaaaagtcaTGTTGAATTTGATGCTGCGGAACGTGGTGCTCGACCCGGGCGGGCGGCCCCTCCTGAAGGTCCTGCCCCACCCGGTGCAGCGCTACGTGGGGTCCTCCGTGTAAGATGGGAGCGtcaaaaaagagagaaaataaaagagatACATACATAGTTGCAGCGAGAGAGAAACAACTCGCAGCTGCCGCTATCCATcgtgcccccctttttctctcccccctctgcaggTGCATCGGAATTTCTCACATGGGCTTCCCCGCGGATGTTAAAAAGCTATCGAAGCAGATAAAGGAGACAAAGAAtgattattcatttttcctttctctcTCCAGCGCATACGACTTGACACATTTTATTGAATCCATTTCGAGGACCCACTCGGAGTGCTTCCCCTTCGACTACGTTGTGCGCGTTTCGGACCTCCCCCTGTCTACGGTTGCCGTTTGTTCCAAGCTgacgcattttttaaatgactaACTGGGGGGGGATGCGCTCCGTCCCCCCGCTGTCCTCCCGCTGTCCTCCCGCTGTCCTCCCGCTGTCCTCCCGCTGTCCTCCCGCTGTCCTATTTGTGCCCTCCTTCCGCTTGCTTCCCCCTGACCGCCGCTCAACCATCCCGTCAGTTAAAACTCTTCCGCTTCAGCTCCTCGAAGGGAGTTACCCGATTGGCGATGTTGACTGAAGGGGGTGATGAACGAAATGGGTGTCAGGGCCACCACCGGTGGGGGGCGCAGCCATGTTACATCTGTTCATGTGTGAGAAGGTTTGCGCTCGTTTTTGCGCTCCTTTATGCGCTCATTTTTgcgctcctttttgcgctcctttttgcgctcctttttgcgctcctttttgcgctcctttttgcgctccTTTATGCGCTCATTTGTGCGCTCATTTGTGCGCTCATTTGttcgctcctttttgtggGCCCTTTGGTGggccccttttctttttcgtcaTGGTTACCCCCGAAGAGGTGGAAGTCCTCCCCCGATTCCTCCCCCGATTCCTCCCCCGAGCTGTCCGCCGGCGGGTTGTCCACGTAGGCCTACAGGAGAAGGGTGGTGTAGCGATGGTGTAGCGATGGTGTAGCGGAGGGGTAGCGACGGGGTAGACATGGCGGCGAAACGACCCTCAAGTGCTACGCCGGCACAGGTGCAAACTGTACGAGGAGGGCACAGACTACTGCGTCGAAGGACAGTAATGTGCCCCTATAGccgctctcctttttccgttttttttttttttttttacttggTCCCTCTGCAGACAGCCGAGCAAAAAGTGGCTGACTATCTTGTTGTGCACGTCGAGGGGCAAGTCTGCAAACTTCCCCGTaacaaaattggcaaagctttttttttcctcgtgGATGTAATTGGCTAGTTGGGAGACGCCTCTGCGTTCCTCCACCCCTGCGAATGGGCAGTTGGAAGGGGGCAGATGGAAGTGATCCATTTGGAGTGATCCATTTGGAGTGACCCATTTGGAGTGACCCATTTGAAGCGATAAATTCGCAACCCGTCGTGGGTCAGCGACAGTGACCGCAATGTATGGCCCGCTTCCTCTTTACGATCGGTGCAAGCGGCGTACCCAACGACTTGTGGGGGAGTTGCTCCAAGAGGGGGGCGCTCCCGTAGCTCCTGAGGGGCTTCTCCTTGGGGGCGGCCTCCGCGGTTTTGCTCCGCGCGAGGTTGGctgggaggggggggaagttgTGCAGGGTGTGTGAGGGGGGAGATACGCAAGGGGGTGCAAATTGGCATGCAGTTTGATAGGCAGTTTGACGTGCAGATTGACGCGCATTGGGGTGCACACAGACGCCTGGcgcgccgcttcaccgcggTGCCACTCGGTTTACTTCGCGCCCGCTGGAGCTGCCCCTTGAGGATGTCCTTCTTCCTGGTGAGGGCGTCAATTTGGTGGCCCAGCTGCGACAGGGCCTGCAGGTCCCCGGGGTTGGTTCTCCTCTTGGCGTAATTGAGCGTATCGATTTCCCGCTGAATGGAGCAGATTTCCCTCTGCACGGTGATACG contains:
- a CDS encoding hypothetical protein, conserved (encoded by transcript PVX_123890A); translation: MNDEAVSAPQGEQPDEAEIQSGGDLGGEDVTSPKCSEGADELIGLASMLEEEEQQQQGEEDGGAAKENANAGDDPLHPSSINACTSDENKGGELPLMGEDPTQAWGVDTGGNYPPSKEEPNSVHVEEGLIGNNSIYNNSPYVSHSGEVGLNQLGINQMADASSSHVYSETGEGAPAASADWTKANGEDAQGGIPLNGAAHEEGGAKGEEVNPPGSVHADQGAHAKQEQQPHQPLPHQPLPQQPLPQQPLPHQPPPHQPVCMRPSNTYVRNIVKKQPANMKNSIHNLNFLNVNSMTFDPSYCSEGANVFLGSPNGGAADGDDGMVIKNARLPSGATMAYSSDIAEEDLHHIYSLLNGELTRSPHNDKEIHRVKDEMISLHRNNPTELLTLQRCYANVRANRKLIDVLFGFLGGGSVGRHTKWDSSFSQGAALNYLSYETVNNMHQVWRQDVAGVGAAQRNAFPFSGFDCSGGQERGGAQNWGREKKKKKHIGGGAASECADLRGDPLTSGGVAGLAAGVAGAGVCPPNQWNAPSNQWNVPPQEAHPLGGVGPWASPPAMVYGKHGEAERTMGGNPPWGASGVKEYHPPYGQTFQWLNQSVETKNEKYKGSPMDVGYYNCLSEDRSSLDWGKPGEGPKGNPHQQQQQPQQQQQQQPQQQQQPQQQPQPQQPQQPLSSVYKCVSCKRVCTHVYYILKPNSVKKISYGVLDKCVWCNACFNSSKYPSILNRSNFIKVNIPYSFLGNDWSVTEIERLIDGISKYKNNWEKISESIGTKSAYECIFKFTSMPLSNPFFDIDNLLNINNVSFKSFKQNNTLLSLLSFICNYISPYIGAYAAKKIVDFILNKQRECVARAREREECKEREDHEERKTREQWEKRENPDVQTGEVKVESFEGDQDGGEPRGEDNPPAAAPKGEDPTEANSTDEKPAGAEGEGASEPKPNGEDLPEPQPNGEDLPEPQPNGEDLPEPQPNGEDLPEPQPNGEDLPEPQPNGEDLPEPQPNGEDLPEPPLNEEALPEPPLNEGTPPEANQMPTIAEGQHDELSKTGSQGAAPMLSEGVEVVAAQQAVEAADAAEVAGAQEAVVTANAAEVADAAHASHADVKAEGDDPNAPGGNPEFVPLNVNLPPKDSASSTYILNEKDMQEIHNTIINASKKRARQLADLERHNIRKLLKELAVISTRKVKLKLKQYQYLQNYFDSQNQQMERKRARHGDEDRAEANEQNSANEQSEEKWHHPQSEQNGQDAPDALDAQGQGEPHGPDASQMAL
- a CDS encoding hypothetical protein, conserved (encoded by transcript PVX_123895A), which codes for MKLDRKKDFKKKLVTCFSLLQVSDPIKVIVDETFIHLCIVHKIPIKEELAKLVNRQLMLMTTKCISTCAKKTHNEETAYGIRKITHYKCNHNGDHVRNSLSMFLKKMKVERNSPFSVNNFFENEVSVTHNFDSVCNVRGRPGRGEEAKGEEEVSKEEEAPKGEESPKGEESPKGEESPKGEEAPKGEESPEGEEFPTGRETEWQVELTDSMKCIIDLVKNNNEKKFFVATNNNELRSFLRKVFIVPIIYISEGGAIKMESLSTKNTNKKATVELRKMKMLKWERELRMSEQRRDKDKVKKSGNKNGRKKKARGRNGR
- a CDS encoding hypothetical protein, conserved (encoded by transcript PVX_123900A), yielding MKKRSLFSSKNRHIKNKNYLRKKNKYFTDQKFLRKFKKLAKSDEPKKELVRSDPIKDFFFTPERAHRDAQQGENTEEGKETAPQVDTEPAHGEDSQDDQREDSPVSTKRKNSGEGETKTEQHKKNHGKHVKSVYSKEINIVSLKRKERELYVKEKEAAMQKSEQEKKKKKMIRIKKFKKLNKKTKRGQPIMKNLINHLLKKI